The proteins below are encoded in one region of Paenibacillus sp.:
- a CDS encoding LacI family DNA-binding transcriptional regulator, with translation MKATIYDVAKEAGVSIATVSNAINGKGKVSKKRREQIFKIMEKLNYQPSVIASALMGKKTFTLGLLIPDISNPFFAEIARAIEDEAHVAGYSVVICSTDNKDERVERYITLLEQKRVDGMIIGTGVEDSGILERLQSKSIPFVLIARESAAQAADTVVADDYVGGVLAARHLAELGHRRIAILAENLKVSSSRERIRGFKQGLAEMNVPFDDGDIVTCEFMIEEGRRGAFELLDRPVRPSAIFCCNDVLAIGALQAAKQLGLRVPEQLSIVGFDDTILATVTDPPLTTVTQPIASMGKQAFKLLIENAANADSVKQRIVLRPELNVRLSTHRAQ, from the coding sequence ATGAAAGCGACCATTTACGACGTGGCCAAAGAAGCCGGCGTGTCGATCGCGACCGTCTCCAACGCCATCAACGGCAAGGGCAAAGTGAGCAAAAAGCGGCGCGAGCAAATATTCAAAATCATGGAGAAGCTGAATTATCAGCCGAGCGTCATCGCCTCCGCCCTGATGGGGAAGAAAACGTTCACGCTCGGCCTGCTGATCCCCGATATTTCCAACCCGTTCTTCGCCGAAATCGCCCGCGCGATCGAGGACGAGGCGCACGTAGCTGGCTACAGCGTCGTCATTTGCAGCACAGACAACAAAGACGAACGGGTGGAACGGTACATTACGCTGCTCGAGCAGAAGCGAGTGGACGGCATGATCATCGGCACAGGCGTCGAGGACTCGGGCATCTTGGAGCGGCTTCAGTCGAAGTCGATCCCGTTCGTGCTGATCGCGCGCGAGAGCGCCGCGCAGGCAGCCGACACGGTCGTGGCCGACGACTACGTCGGGGGCGTGCTGGCCGCGCGGCATTTGGCGGAGCTCGGGCATCGGCGGATCGCGATCTTGGCGGAAAATCTGAAAGTGAGCAGCAGCCGCGAGCGGATTCGCGGCTTTAAGCAGGGGCTCGCGGAAATGAACGTCCCGTTCGACGACGGCGATATCGTCACGTGCGAATTTATGATCGAGGAAGGAAGACGGGGCGCGTTCGAGCTGCTCGACCGGCCCGTCCGGCCGTCGGCGATCTTTTGCTGCAACGACGTGCTGGCGATCGGGGCGCTGCAAGCGGCGAAGCAGCTCGGCCTTCGCGTGCCGGAGCAGCTGTCGATCGTCGGGTTCGACGACACGATCTTGGCGACGGTAACCGATCCGCCGCTGACGACGGTAACGCAGCCGATCGCCAGCATGGGCAAGCAGGCGTTCAAGCTGCTGATCGAGAACGCAGCGAACGCCGACTCCGTCAAGCAGCGCATCGTGCTTCGGCCCGAGCTTAACGTTCGCCTATCGACGCATCGGGCGCAATAG
- the iolB gene encoding 5-deoxy-glucuronate isomerase produces the protein MTKQKLIVTPERHPGPDGTVIAITPESAGWTYVGFEVAKLSAGMTLRRETGANEACLVLLSGVADVAAGGAEWRGIGRRMSVFEGTPPYSVYVPSGDGYAVEARTDVELAICTAPGRGGHAARLIAPEQVGVEIRGYGNIERRIHNILPEREPADSLLVVEVFTPNGHWSSYPPHKHDRDALPEESLLEETYYFKVKPEQGFAVQRVYTDDRSLDETLVVKDGEAVLVPRGYHPVSAPPGYDVYYLNVMAGPTRTWKFHNDPDHEWIMTAGPK, from the coding sequence ATGACGAAACAGAAGCTCATCGTCACTCCCGAACGACATCCGGGACCGGACGGAACGGTCATCGCCATCACGCCGGAGTCGGCGGGATGGACGTACGTCGGCTTCGAAGTCGCGAAGCTGTCCGCGGGGATGACGCTCCGCCGCGAAACGGGGGCGAACGAAGCGTGCCTCGTCCTGCTGAGCGGCGTCGCGGACGTCGCTGCGGGCGGCGCCGAATGGCGCGGCATCGGCCGAAGAATGAGCGTGTTCGAGGGGACGCCGCCTTATTCGGTGTACGTGCCGAGCGGCGACGGCTACGCGGTGGAGGCGCGCACGGACGTGGAGCTCGCGATCTGCACGGCGCCGGGCCGCGGCGGACATGCGGCGCGCCTCATCGCGCCGGAGCAGGTCGGCGTCGAAATTCGCGGCTATGGCAATATCGAACGGCGCATACACAACATTTTGCCGGAGCGGGAGCCGGCCGACAGCCTGCTCGTCGTGGAGGTGTTCACGCCGAACGGGCATTGGTCGAGCTATCCGCCGCACAAGCACGACCGGGACGCGCTGCCGGAGGAGTCGCTGCTCGAGGAGACGTACTATTTCAAGGTGAAGCCGGAGCAGGGGTTCGCGGTGCAGCGGGTGTATACCGACGACCGTTCGCTCGACGAGACGCTCGTCGTGAAGGACGGCGAAGCGGTGCTCGTTCCTCGCGGTTATCATCCCGTGTCGGCGCCGCCCGGGTATGACGTCTACTATTTGAACGTGATGGCCGGTCCGACTCGCACCTGGAAATTTCACAACGACCCCGACCATGAATGGATCATGACGGCGGGACCGAAGTAA
- the iolG gene encoding inositol 2-dehydrogenase, translated as MTKIKIGIIGAGRIGKIHADNLLRHPNVELVAVSDLFAGPELEAWAAARGIGILTKDSSELIRNPLIDAVFICSSTDTHVPLIRQAAEAGKHIFCEKPISMSIDETEKALEAVKQAGVKLQIGFNRRFDHNFKRVREHVAGGAIGEPHIVKITSRDPSPPPRDYIKVSGGLFMDMAIHDFDMARFVSGSEVTEVYAQGGVLVDPVFAEYDDVDTAIITLKFASGALGVIDNSRKAAYGYDQRVEVFGSKGSVSIANDHPSTAVVSTESGIVSDKPLHFFLERYMQAYADEVQHFVDSLVSGAPPAIDGEDGLQAERIALAAKLSYKLNRAVKLSELNELRREPAAK; from the coding sequence ATGACCAAAATCAAAATCGGCATCATCGGCGCGGGACGGATCGGCAAAATTCATGCGGACAATCTGCTCCGCCATCCGAACGTCGAACTCGTCGCGGTCAGCGACTTGTTCGCCGGACCCGAGCTGGAAGCTTGGGCGGCGGCGCGAGGGATCGGCATCCTGACCAAGGACAGCTCCGAGCTTATTCGCAATCCGCTGATCGATGCGGTGTTCATCTGTTCTTCCACCGACACGCACGTTCCGCTCATTCGACAAGCGGCGGAAGCGGGCAAGCATATTTTCTGCGAGAAGCCGATCAGCATGTCGATCGATGAGACGGAGAAGGCGCTGGAGGCCGTCAAACAAGCGGGCGTGAAGCTGCAGATCGGCTTCAACCGCCGCTTCGACCATAACTTCAAGCGCGTCCGGGAGCATGTTGCCGGAGGCGCCATCGGCGAACCGCACATCGTGAAAATTACGTCCCGCGATCCAAGCCCGCCGCCGAGAGACTACATCAAAGTGTCCGGAGGCCTGTTCATGGACATGGCCATTCACGATTTCGACATGGCGCGTTTCGTGTCCGGCAGCGAAGTGACGGAAGTATACGCGCAGGGCGGCGTGCTCGTCGACCCGGTATTCGCGGAATACGACGACGTCGATACGGCGATCATTACGCTGAAATTCGCGAGCGGGGCGCTCGGCGTCATCGACAACAGCCGCAAAGCGGCGTACGGCTACGACCAGCGGGTCGAAGTGTTCGGCTCCAAAGGCAGCGTGAGCATCGCCAACGATCACCCGAGCACGGCGGTGGTCAGCACGGAGAGCGGCATCGTGTCCGACAAGCCGCTGCATTTCTTCCTCGAGCGTTATATGCAAGCGTATGCGGACGAGGTGCAGCATTTCGTCGACAGCTTGGTCAGCGGCGCGCCGCCCGCCATCGACGGCGAAGATGGCTTGCAGGCGGAGCGGATCGCGCTGGCGGCGAAGCTGAGCTATAAGCTGAACCGAGCCGTCAAGCTTAGCGAACTGAACGAGCTGCGCCGCGAGCCGGCGGCGAAATAA
- the fba gene encoding class II fructose-1,6-bisphosphate aldolase, whose product MTLVSMSAMLNKALEGRYAVGQFNLNNLEFTQAILQAAEAEQAPVILGVSEAYIPYMGGLPTIAGMVRSLIDYYGITVPVALHLDHGSTYEICIRALHAGFTSVMIDASHHELERNIELTAKVTEAAHALGASVEAELGRITGREDDLVVDEAEAMYAVPEECVRLVRETGIDCLAPALGSVHGPYRGQPKLGFDRMGEIQRLTGLPLVLHGGSGLPEEEIVQAIALGTAKINVNTDNQMACTSAIRAYLEEHPEAYDPRNYMIPARDAIQAAVRAKIRLFGSAGKK is encoded by the coding sequence ATGACGCTCGTATCCATGTCGGCGATGCTGAACAAAGCGCTGGAAGGACGGTATGCCGTCGGTCAGTTCAATTTGAACAACCTGGAATTCACGCAGGCGATTTTGCAGGCGGCGGAGGCTGAACAGGCCCCCGTCATCCTCGGGGTCAGCGAAGCCTACATCCCGTATATGGGCGGGCTTCCGACGATCGCCGGGATGGTCCGCTCGCTGATCGACTATTACGGCATCACGGTGCCGGTCGCGCTGCATTTAGATCACGGTTCCACTTATGAGATATGCATCCGCGCGCTGCACGCCGGCTTTACGTCGGTCATGATCGACGCCTCGCATCACGAGCTCGAGCGCAACATCGAGCTCACGGCGAAAGTGACGGAAGCGGCGCACGCGCTCGGCGCTTCGGTCGAGGCGGAGCTCGGACGGATCACCGGACGGGAGGACGATCTCGTCGTCGACGAGGCGGAAGCGATGTACGCCGTCCCCGAGGAATGCGTCCGGCTCGTCCGCGAGACCGGCATCGACTGCCTCGCGCCGGCGCTCGGCTCCGTGCACGGGCCGTATCGCGGCCAGCCGAAGCTCGGCTTCGACCGGATGGGCGAAATTCAGCGCCTAACCGGTTTGCCGCTCGTGCTGCACGGCGGCAGCGGGTTGCCGGAGGAGGAAATTGTGCAGGCGATCGCCCTAGGCACCGCCAAAATCAATGTCAACACCGACAATCAAATGGCCTGCACGTCCGCCATCCGGGCCTATCTGGAAGAGCATCCCGAGGCGTACGACCCGAGAAACTATATGATTCCGGCCCGCGATGCGATTCAAGCCGCGGTTCGGGCGAAAATCCGCCTGTTCGGAAGCGCAGGGAAAAAATAG